One window from the genome of Leptospira broomii serovar Hurstbridge str. 5399 encodes:
- a CDS encoding acyl-CoA dehydrogenase family protein yields MIQGNYFQDNEDLLLHFDTLIDWEEAVNAYEGNFGDAAKFKETGDERYAYAPSSVEEAKEYYRSILESLGEMMGDFVAPRSKEMDQIGLKYENGKVTFPKAQEECYKTLKDSGLMPISISRKYGGLGLPVTVQSIMCEIAARADAAFCLAYGNINIVEIMERFASEEMCKEWLPKVAAGEFSAAMALTEPNYGSDLPNVQTKAVQAPDGTWKITGAKRFITHACGYIDSPSVILTLARTGSPESGARGLSFFLVQGKDVHIAGVEHKMGLHCSPTCEVVFDNAPGLLIGKTGYGLVKYSMGMMNAARLTIATQSLGIATAAYFEANKYASERIQFGKPICQIPAVKKMLDRMEREILATRCLISETGRAIELYHWRKERMIKEEGKSERDVSQDETIRRWEKLADLFTPMSKYYASEGCVSIASDALQIHGGSGYTEDYDVARIYRDSRITTIYEGTTQLQVVAAIGGVVSGMSPTGSLRQYIESELASFKPSEDLKKLWEYVETTVQKFKTITDSQVKDTLAFETVETAARLVCGLLLEKSLLKSSGDSRKKREEASKAYNIDSLAIAEGNLFKLERASRQAVAV; encoded by the coding sequence ATGATTCAAGGAAACTATTTCCAAGATAATGAAGATCTATTATTGCATTTTGATACTCTTATTGATTGGGAAGAGGCGGTAAACGCCTATGAAGGGAATTTCGGCGATGCGGCCAAGTTCAAGGAAACCGGCGACGAACGTTATGCTTATGCGCCGTCTAGCGTAGAGGAAGCCAAGGAATACTATCGTTCCATCCTCGAATCGTTAGGTGAAATGATGGGAGATTTCGTAGCTCCTCGTAGCAAGGAAATGGACCAGATCGGATTAAAGTACGAAAATGGAAAAGTAACGTTCCCGAAGGCACAAGAAGAATGTTACAAAACGCTAAAGGACTCCGGGTTGATGCCGATTTCAATCAGTCGCAAGTATGGCGGACTGGGCTTACCGGTAACTGTTCAATCTATAATGTGCGAAATCGCTGCGAGAGCAGATGCTGCATTTTGCTTAGCTTACGGAAACATAAACATCGTTGAAATTATGGAACGATTCGCTTCGGAAGAAATGTGCAAGGAATGGCTTCCCAAAGTTGCTGCGGGAGAGTTCAGCGCGGCAATGGCGTTGACCGAACCCAATTACGGATCCGATCTTCCAAACGTCCAGACAAAGGCAGTACAGGCTCCCGATGGAACCTGGAAAATCACCGGAGCGAAACGATTCATCACTCACGCATGCGGCTATATAGATTCACCTTCCGTGATCTTGACGTTAGCGAGAACCGGATCTCCTGAAAGTGGAGCACGAGGATTATCTTTCTTTTTAGTTCAAGGTAAGGACGTTCATATCGCAGGAGTCGAACACAAAATGGGACTACATTGTTCCCCTACCTGCGAAGTAGTATTCGACAATGCACCCGGCCTACTGATCGGAAAAACCGGCTACGGTCTCGTGAAATATTCGATGGGAATGATGAATGCCGCTCGTTTAACGATCGCAACTCAATCTCTTGGAATCGCAACTGCCGCGTATTTCGAAGCAAATAAATATGCGTCCGAAAGAATCCAATTCGGAAAACCTATCTGCCAAATCCCGGCCGTGAAAAAAATGTTGGATCGGATGGAGAGGGAAATTTTAGCCACTCGTTGCTTAATCTCCGAAACGGGTAGAGCCATAGAACTTTATCATTGGCGCAAAGAACGTATGATTAAAGAAGAAGGAAAAAGCGAGCGCGATGTAAGCCAGGACGAGACCATTCGTCGCTGGGAAAAACTCGCCGACTTATTCACTCCTATGAGTAAATATTATGCTTCAGAAGGCTGTGTTTCCATCGCTTCTGACGCATTACAAATTCATGGTGGAAGCGGATACACCGAAGATTACGACGTAGCACGGATCTATCGGGATAGTCGCATTACGACCATCTACGAAGGAACCACCCAGTTGCAAGTCGTAGCTGCGATCGGAGGAGTCGTTTCGGGAATGTCTCCGACAGGAAGTCTCCGACAGTATATCGAATCCGAACTGGCCAGTTTTAAACCGTCCGAGGATTTGAAAAAACTCTGGGAATACGTGGAAACCACGGTTCAGAAATTCAAGACGATCACCGACAGCCAGGTAAAAGATACGTTAGCTTTCGAAACCGTGGAAACTGCGGCTCGGCTCGTATGCGGACTCCTTTTGGAAAAATCTCTCCTAAAGTCAAGCGGAGATTCCAGGAAAAAAAGGGAAGAAGCATCCAAAGCTTATAATATAGATTCCTTAGCGATTGCAGAAGGGAATTTATTCAAGTTAGAGAGAGCTTCCCGCCAAGCAGTGGCCGTTTAG